One Setaria italica strain Yugu1 chromosome II, Setaria_italica_v2.0, whole genome shotgun sequence DNA segment encodes these proteins:
- the LOC101754143 gene encoding transcription factor bHLH94-like yields MALEAVVLAVSQQQGGRFGCGAMAGGPWNGLLGGAEGVMGLSGAGAGSWDAAACSSSMLLRGFQEPDNILAAVAPPVESGGSVGQEAPAAATSPAPAPTGRRKRRRTRVVKNKEEVESQRMTHIAVERNRRKQMNEYLAVLRSLMPPAYAQRGDQASIVGGAINFVKELEQLLQSLEARRRSAQGPAAGASGDDGAAPFAGFFTFPQYSMRAAAAPEHAPADATSRECAEGEEASGSKPSAVADVEATMVESHANLRVLSRRRPRQLLRLVVGLQDHRLTVLHLNMSSAGQMVLYSFSLKVEDDCQLTSVDEIAAAAHQIVEKTHQEQGCSLE; encoded by the exons ATGGCATTGGAGGCCGTGGTGCTGGCCGTGTCCCAGCAGCAAGGCGGTCGCTTCGGGTGTGGCGCCATGGCAGGAGGGCCTTGGAATGGCCTGCTTGGTGGAGCGGAGGGGGTGATGGGGTTGAGTGGCGCTGGCGCCGGGAGCTGGGACGCGGCCGCGTGCTCGTCGTCGATGCTGCTGCGTGGGTTCCAGGAGCCGGATAACATCCTGGCCGCCGTTGCGCCACCGGTGGAGTCCGGGGGAAGCGTCGGTCAGGAGGCCCCGGCGGCTgcgacgtcgccggcgccagcgccaACGGGGAGGAGGAAGCGACGAAGGACGAGGGTGGTGAAGAacaaggaggaggtggagagcCAGCGGATGACCCACATTGCCGTCGAGCGCAACCGCCGAAAGCAGATGAACGAGTACCTCGCCGTGCTCCGCTCCCTCATGCCGCCCGCCTACGCGCAACGG GGCGATCAGGCGTCCATCGTCGGCGGCGCGATCAACTTCGTCAAGGAGCTGGAGCAGCTGCTCCAGTCCCTGGAGGCACGGAGGCGTTCCGCGCAGGGTCCTGCTGCCGGCGccagcggcgacgacggcgcggcgccGTTCGCGGGCTTCTTCACCTTCCCGCAGTACTCgatgcgcgccgccgcggcgccggagcACGCTCCCGCCGACGCCACCAGCCGCGAGTGCGCCGAGGGCGAGGAAGCCTCCGGGTCGAAGCCGTCGGCGGTGGCCGACGTCGAGGCGACCATGGTGGAGAGCCACGCGAACCTGCGGGTGctgtcccggcggcggccgaggcagTTGCTGCGGCTGGTGGTGGGGCTGCAGGACCACCGCCTCACCGTGCTCCACCTCAACATGAGCAGCGCTGGCCAAATGGTGCTCTACTCGTTTAGCCTCAAG GTAGAGGATGATTGCCAGCTTACCTCTGTGGATGAGATTGCAGCGGCGGCTCATCAGATCGTCGAGAAAACACACCAAGAGCAGGGCTGCAGCTTAGAATAG